In one Rhinopithecus roxellana isolate Shanxi Qingling chromosome 1, ASM756505v1, whole genome shotgun sequence genomic region, the following are encoded:
- the TKT gene encoding transketolase, translated as MEGYHKPDQQKLQALKDTANRLRISSIQATTAAGSGHPTSCCSAAEIMAVLFFHTMRYKSQDPRNPHNDRFVLSKGHAAPILYAVWAEAGFLPEAELLNLRKISSDLDGHPVPKQAFTDVATGSLGQGLGAACGMAYTGKYFDKASYRVYCLLGDGELSEGSVWEAMAFASIYKLDNLVAILDINRLGQSDPAPLQHQMDIYQKRCEAFGWHAIIVDGHSVEELCKAFGQAKHQPTAIIAKTFKGRGITGVEDKESWHGKPLPKNMAEQIIQEIYSQIQSKKKILATPPQEDAPSVDIANIRMPSLPSYKVGDKIATRKAYGQALAKLGHASDRIIALDGDTKNSTFSEIFKKEHPDRFIECYIAEQNMVSIAVGCATRNRTVPFCSTFAAFFTRAFDQIRMAAISESNINLCGSHCGVSIGEDGPSQMALEDLAMFRSVPMSTVFYPSDGVATEKAVELAANTKGICFIRTSRPENAIIYNNNEDFQVGQAKVVLKSKDDQVTVIGAGVTLHEALAAAELLKKEKINIRVLDPFTIKPLDRKLILDSARATKGRILTVEDHYYEGGIGEAVSSAVVGEPGITVTHLAVNRVPRSGKPAELLKMFGIDKDAIAQAVKGLITKA; from the exons CCACCCCACGTCATGCTGCAGCGCCGCAGAGATCATGGCTGTCCTCTTTTTCCACACCATGCGCTACAAGTCCCAGGACCCCCGGAACCCACACAATGACCGCTTTGTGCTCTCCAAG GGCCATGCAGCTCCCATCCTGTACGCGGTCTGGGCTGAAGCTGGCTTCCTGCCCGAGGCGGAGCTGCTGAACCTGAGGAAGATCAGCTCCGACTTGGACGGGCACCCGGTCCCT AAACAAGCTTTCACCGACGTGGCCACTGGCTCCCTGGGCCAGGGCCTCGGGGCCGCTTGTGGGATGGCTTACACCGGCAAATACTTCGACAAGGCCAG TTACCGAGTCTATTGCTTGCTGGGAGACGGGGAACTGTCAGAGGGCTCCGTATGGGAGGCCATGGCCTTTGCCAGCATCTATAAGCTGGACAACCTCGTGGCCATTCTAGACATCAATCGCCTGGGCCAGAGTGACCCAGCCCCGCTGCAGCACCAGATGGACATCTACCAGAAGCGGTGCGAGGCCTTCGG TTGGCATGCTATCATCGTGGATGGACACAGCGTGGAGGAGCTGTGCAAGGCCTTTGGCCAGGCCAAGCACCAGCCAACAGCCATCATTGCCAAGACCTTCAAGGGCCGAGGGATAACGG GGGTAGAAGATAAGGAGTCTTGGCATGGGAAGCCCCTCCCCAAAAACATGGCTGAGCAGATCATCCAGGAGATCTACAGCCAGATCCAGAGCAAAAAGAAGATCCTGGCAACCCCCCCACAGGAGGACGCCCCCTCAGTGGACATTGCCAATATCCGCATGCCCAGCTTGCCCAGCTACAAAGTTGGGGACAAG ATAGCCACCCGCAAGGCCTACGGGCAGGCACTGGCCAAGCTGGGCCATGCCAGTGACCGCATCATCGCCCTGGATGGAGACACCAAAAATTCCACCTTCTCGGAGATCTTCAAAAAGGAGCACCCGGACCGCTTCATCGAGTGCTACATTGCTGAGCAGAACATG GTGAGCATCGCGGTGGGCTGTGCCACCCGCAACAGGACGGTGCCCTTCTGCAGCACTTTCGCAGCCTTCTTCACACGGGCCTTTGACCAGATTCGCATGGCCGCCATCTCCGAGAGCAACATCAACCTCTGTGGCTCCCACTGTGGCGTTTCCATCG GGGAAGACGGGCCCTCCCAGATGGCCCTGGAAGATCTGGCCATGTTTCGATCAGTCCCCATGTCAACGGTCTTTTACCCAAGTGATGGCGTTGCTACAGAGAAGGCAGTGGAACTAGCCGCCAATACAAAG GGTATCTGCTTCATCCGGACCAGCCGCCCAGAAAATGCTATCATCTATAACAACAATGAGGACTTCCAGGTCGGACAAGCCAAG GTGGTCCTGAAGAGCAAAGATGACCAGGTGACCGTGATCGGGGCTGGGGTGACCCTGCACGAGGCCTTGGCTGCCGCCGAGCTGCTGAAGAAAG AAAAGATCAACATCCGCGTGCTGGACCCCTTCACCATCAAGCCCCTGGACAGAAAACTCATTCTCGACAGCGCTCGTGCCACCAAGGGCAGGATCCTCACCGTGGAGGACCATTATTACGAAG GTGGCATTGGTGAGGCTGTGTCCAGTGCAGTGGTGGGCGAGCCTGGCATCACTGTCACCCACCTGGCAGTTAACCGGGTACCAAGAAGTGGGAAGCCAGCTGAGCTGCTGAAGATGTTCGGTATTGACAAGGATGCCATTGCACAAGCTGTGAAGGGCCTCATCACCAAGGCCTAG